The Geobacter sp. AOG2 genome includes a window with the following:
- a CDS encoding 4Fe-4S dicluster domain-containing protein has protein sequence MQTYLSENNLKTLLDRLIAGGKRVIAPRLDAGTPLYGPLADAAGVVLDQLPRRSAKEAFFPVCEDIMSYDKEGQQVTLTDVNPASFPETVLVGVRPCDAAAIPVLDAVFSWDYKDEFFLERRKKTTIIGLACTQADDACFCTAVGLSPADPKGSDLFLTPVEGGGYACETFTEKGETLVNGNRELFAEPNGAPALPPAEPQTEKFDLKKVKAWLDDHFEDPAWDGIAVRCVGCGACAFLCPACHCFDIVDEGTEKAGKRRKSWDACGFWKFTHHASGHNPRDLQPKRYRNRIMHKFKYYDDKFGQTLCTGCGRCIRFCPVGIDIAAIVSEISKK, from the coding sequence ATGCAAACGTACTTATCGGAAAACAACCTGAAGACACTTCTTGATCGCTTGATCGCCGGCGGCAAGCGGGTCATTGCGCCGCGCCTGGACGCCGGCACCCCGCTCTACGGACCGCTTGCGGACGCCGCCGGGGTCGTGCTCGACCAGTTGCCCCGCCGTTCGGCCAAGGAGGCCTTTTTCCCCGTCTGCGAGGACATCATGTCCTACGATAAGGAAGGGCAGCAGGTCACGCTGACGGACGTAAACCCCGCAAGCTTCCCGGAAACGGTGCTGGTGGGGGTGCGCCCCTGCGACGCCGCCGCGATCCCGGTACTGGACGCCGTATTCTCCTGGGATTACAAGGACGAGTTTTTCCTGGAGCGCCGCAAAAAGACCACTATCATCGGCCTGGCCTGTACGCAAGCCGACGACGCCTGCTTCTGCACCGCCGTGGGGCTCTCCCCGGCCGATCCCAAGGGAAGCGACCTGTTCCTGACCCCGGTGGAGGGGGGCGGCTACGCCTGCGAGACCTTCACGGAAAAAGGGGAGACGCTGGTCAACGGCAACAGGGAACTGTTCGCCGAGCCGAACGGTGCACCGGCCCTTCCCCCGGCCGAACCGCAGACGGAGAAGTTCGACCTGAAAAAGGTCAAAGCCTGGCTGGACGACCATTTCGAAGACCCGGCCTGGGACGGCATCGCCGTGCGCTGCGTCGGTTGCGGGGCCTGCGCCTTCCTCTGCCCTGCCTGCCACTGCTTCGACATCGTGGACGAGGGGACCGAGAAGGCGGGCAAGCGCCGCAAGAGCTGGGACGCCTGCGGTTTCTGGAAATTCACCCACCACGCCTCGGGCCATAACCCGCGCGACCTCCAGCCCAAACGGTACCGCAACCGCATCATGCACAAGTTCAAATACTACGACGACAAGTTCGGCCAGACCCTGTGCACCGGCTGCGGCAGATGCATCCGCTTCTGCCCGGTGGGGATCGACATCGCCGCGATCGTTTCGGAGATCAGCAAAAAATAA
- a CDS encoding CoB--CoM heterodisulfide reductase iron-sulfur subunit A family protein, translating into MSRIGVFICHCGENISRTVDVERVAAQVGTLPGVAFSTDYKYMCSDPGQGLLKKAIQEQRLSHVVVAACSPRMHEKTFRKAVESAGLNPFLCEMANIREHCSWVHEDRDEATAKAIEIVGMMVERVKKNRVLPTITVPVTKRSLVIGGGIAGIQAALDIADAGHEVVLVEREPSIGGHMAQLSETFPTLDCSQCIMTPKMVDVANHPRIKLYTYAEIEHVEGYIGNFQVTVRKKARSVDEDKCTGCGVCMTKCPVKKIPNKFDQNLGMRPAIYVPFPQAVPNTPVIDRENCTKFKTGKCGVCQKVCGPGAVDYEQEDQLIVEPVGAIVVATGFDLYSIEEKPKGSAIKGYGEFGHGKIPDVIDGMTFERLASASGPTGGKILRPSDGREPKQIVFIQCVGSRAREKGISYCSKICCMYTAKHTMLYHHKVHDGQAYVFFMDARTPGKSYDEFWRRSIEEEEAVYIRGMVSRLYQKGNKIVVMGSDIAVGVQVEIEADMVVLATAVQPQKGADTLAQKLGISYDKYHFYSEAHAKLRPVECATAGIYLAGACQGPKDIPDTVSQASAAAAKVMTLFAKDKLEREPIVARVREAGCVGCFYCQKVCPYGAVEEKEIRDRQGNLVKVVAYVNPGVCGGCGTCQATCPSKSVELDGYTDEQIVAMIESL; encoded by the coding sequence ATGTCCAGAATAGGCGTATTTATCTGCCATTGCGGTGAAAACATCTCCCGGACCGTGGATGTGGAGCGCGTCGCGGCCCAGGTCGGCACACTGCCCGGCGTGGCCTTCTCCACCGACTACAAGTACATGTGTTCCGACCCCGGCCAGGGGCTCCTGAAAAAGGCCATCCAGGAACAGCGGCTCTCCCACGTGGTCGTGGCCGCCTGCTCGCCCCGCATGCACGAGAAGACCTTCCGCAAAGCGGTGGAATCGGCCGGGCTGAATCCCTTCCTGTGCGAGATGGCCAACATCCGCGAGCACTGCTCCTGGGTCCACGAGGACCGGGACGAGGCTACGGCCAAGGCCATCGAGATCGTGGGCATGATGGTGGAGCGGGTCAAGAAGAACCGGGTGCTGCCCACCATCACCGTGCCGGTCACCAAGCGGTCCCTGGTCATCGGCGGCGGCATTGCCGGCATCCAGGCCGCTCTGGATATCGCCGACGCCGGCCACGAGGTGGTGCTCGTGGAACGCGAGCCCTCCATCGGCGGCCATATGGCCCAGCTCTCCGAGACCTTCCCCACCCTGGACTGCTCCCAATGCATCATGACCCCCAAGATGGTGGACGTGGCAAACCATCCCCGGATCAAGCTCTACACCTATGCCGAGATCGAGCATGTGGAGGGCTACATCGGCAACTTCCAGGTTACGGTACGCAAGAAGGCCCGTTCGGTGGACGAGGACAAGTGCACCGGATGCGGGGTTTGCATGACCAAGTGCCCGGTAAAGAAGATCCCGAACAAATTCGACCAGAACCTGGGCATGCGCCCGGCCATTTACGTGCCGTTCCCCCAGGCGGTGCCCAATACGCCGGTCATCGACCGGGAGAACTGCACCAAGTTCAAGACCGGCAAATGCGGGGTCTGCCAGAAGGTGTGCGGACCGGGCGCCGTGGACTACGAGCAGGAAGACCAACTGATCGTCGAACCGGTGGGCGCCATCGTGGTCGCCACCGGCTTCGACCTCTACTCCATCGAGGAGAAGCCCAAGGGCTCCGCCATCAAGGGGTACGGTGAATTCGGCCACGGCAAGATTCCGGACGTGATCGACGGCATGACCTTCGAACGCCTGGCCTCGGCTTCCGGCCCCACCGGCGGCAAGATCCTGCGCCCCTCCGACGGCAGGGAACCGAAGCAGATCGTCTTCATCCAGTGCGTCGGCTCCCGCGCCCGGGAAAAGGGCATCTCCTACTGTTCCAAGATCTGCTGCATGTACACCGCCAAGCACACCATGCTCTACCACCACAAGGTGCATGACGGCCAGGCCTACGTCTTCTTCATGGACGCCCGCACGCCGGGCAAGAGCTACGACGAATTCTGGCGTCGCTCCATCGAGGAGGAAGAAGCGGTGTACATCAGGGGCATGGTTTCCCGCCTCTATCAAAAAGGGAACAAGATCGTGGTCATGGGGAGCGACATCGCCGTGGGCGTGCAGGTGGAGATCGAGGCCGACATGGTGGTATTGGCCACGGCCGTGCAGCCCCAGAAGGGGGCCGATACCCTGGCCCAGAAGCTGGGCATCTCCTACGACAAATACCATTTCTACTCCGAGGCCCACGCCAAGCTGCGTCCCGTGGAATGCGCCACGGCCGGCATCTATCTGGCCGGAGCCTGCCAGGGACCCAAGGATATCCCCGACACCGTCAGCCAGGCCTCGGCCGCCGCGGCCAAGGTCATGACCCTCTTTGCCAAGGACAAGCTGGAGCGGGAGCCGATTGTGGCCCGCGTGCGCGAGGCCGGCTGCGTGGGGTGCTTCTACTGTCAAAAGGTTTGCCCCTACGGTGCGGTGGAGGAGAAGGAGATCCGCGACCGCCAGGGCAACCTGGTGAAGGTCGTGGCCTACGTCAACCCCGGCGTCTGCGGCGGCTGCGGCACCTGCCAGGCCACCTGCCCGTCCAAATCGGTGGAGTTGGATGGGTATACCGACGAGCAAATAGTAGCGATGATCGAGTCTTTATAA
- a CDS encoding 4Fe-4S dicluster domain-containing protein gives MKKKKMLLSAETMDVSFVRKVEALSGTSVRRCFQCGKCSAGCPMATFMEHPPNRVVRLLQLGQWRRILEGRSIWYCASCETCSTRCPNKVHLASIMDALRKLSWDAEGPSKESYVQLANKLFLQNIRTYGRQYEMRLAAVFNVKSGQFLKDLMLGPKLITKGKLKVFHQKNKNMTEIEKIFSRIERMRENGEAL, from the coding sequence GTGAAAAAGAAAAAAATGCTCCTTTCGGCCGAAACCATGGACGTAAGTTTCGTCCGCAAGGTCGAAGCCCTTTCCGGAACGTCGGTCCGGCGTTGCTTCCAGTGCGGCAAGTGTTCCGCCGGATGCCCCATGGCCACCTTCATGGAACACCCCCCCAACCGGGTCGTGCGACTGCTCCAGCTGGGCCAATGGCGCCGCATCCTGGAAGGGCGCTCCATCTGGTACTGCGCCTCGTGCGAGACCTGTTCCACCCGCTGCCCCAACAAGGTGCACCTGGCCTCGATCATGGACGCCTTGCGCAAACTTTCCTGGGATGCCGAAGGGCCGTCCAAGGAAAGCTACGTGCAGTTGGCCAACAAGCTTTTTCTCCAGAACATACGCACCTACGGCCGTCAATACGAGATGCGCCTGGCCGCCGTGTTCAACGTCAAATCCGGCCAGTTTCTGAAAGACCTGATGCTGGGCCCCAAGTTGATCACCAAGGGGAAGCTGAAGGTATTCCACCAGAAAAACAAGAATATGACCGAGATCGAAAAGATCTTCAGCCGCATTGAACGGATGCGGGAGAACGGGGAGGCGCTGTGA
- a CDS encoding hydrogenase iron-sulfur subunit has translation MHHKEKHAFEPKIIAFVCTWCTYAGADLAGTSRMQYPANVRVLKFPCTGRIDPVFILKAFQQGADGVLVSGCHPGDCHYIAGNFHARRRFAAFRKLLEFVGVDLGRLQFSWVSAAEGGKWVEMVTDLTERVRGMGPMREFKELGLEEQWSGAIDTPELREAYDSI, from the coding sequence ATGCATCATAAAGAAAAACACGCATTCGAACCGAAGATCATCGCCTTTGTCTGCACCTGGTGTACCTATGCCGGGGCCGACCTGGCCGGCACCAGCCGCATGCAGTACCCGGCCAACGTGCGGGTGCTCAAGTTCCCCTGCACCGGGCGCATCGATCCGGTCTTCATCCTCAAGGCCTTCCAGCAGGGGGCCGACGGTGTCCTGGTGTCCGGCTGCCACCCCGGCGATTGTCACTATATTGCGGGCAATTTCCACGCCCGCCGCAGGTTCGCCGCCTTCAGGAAGCTCCTGGAGTTCGTGGGGGTCGATCTGGGCCGGCTGCAATTCTCCTGGGTCTCGGCCGCCGAAGGGGGCAAATGGGTGGAGATGGTTACCGACCTGACCGAACGGGTGAGGGGCATGGGGCCGATGCGGGAATTCAAGGAACTGGGCCTGGAAGAGCAGTGGTCCGGGGCTATCGACACACCGGAGCTGCGAGAGGCGTACGACTCTATCTAA
- a CDS encoding 4Fe-4S dicluster domain-containing protein → MTNTIDTSIYAAVTEAIQGEVRRILSEGSVSAVVGYAAARRKGSAQPIVITDAARAEELVFSAACVNNLAVYLTKAKKEIPKTGKIGIVVKGCDLKALVGLMGESQLKREDLYLIGVPCAGVLASTAQPSQELTGDTIAPKCRECDARLPAGCDFVPDQRPVSIELAGKYSAEIARLEAMTPAERWAYWKEQFKKCIKCYACRQVCPFCFCEQCLCDRNKPQMVETTPRPAGNTAWHIVRAMHLAGRCAGCAECERVCPMDIPLNLLNRKMAKELKELYDYEAGFEVREKGPLAMYDEKDDQSFIK, encoded by the coding sequence ATGACAAATACCATCGATACATCCATCTACGCCGCCGTCACCGAGGCCATACAGGGCGAGGTGCGACGCATTCTGTCGGAAGGCAGCGTCTCCGCCGTGGTCGGCTATGCCGCCGCGCGGCGTAAAGGCTCTGCCCAGCCGATCGTCATCACCGATGCCGCCCGGGCGGAAGAGCTTGTCTTCTCCGCCGCCTGCGTCAACAACCTGGCCGTCTACCTGACCAAGGCCAAGAAGGAGATCCCCAAGACCGGGAAGATCGGCATCGTGGTCAAGGGATGCGACCTGAAGGCGTTGGTGGGGCTGATGGGGGAATCCCAGCTCAAACGGGAGGACCTGTATCTGATCGGCGTTCCCTGCGCCGGGGTGCTGGCCTCCACGGCCCAGCCGTCTCAGGAGTTGACCGGCGACACCATCGCCCCCAAGTGCCGCGAATGCGACGCCCGTTTGCCGGCCGGGTGCGACTTCGTGCCGGACCAGCGGCCGGTTTCCATCGAGTTGGCGGGAAAATACAGCGCCGAGATTGCCCGCCTGGAGGCCATGACCCCGGCCGAGCGCTGGGCCTACTGGAAAGAGCAGTTCAAAAAGTGCATCAAGTGCTACGCCTGCCGCCAGGTCTGCCCGTTCTGCTTCTGCGAGCAATGCCTGTGCGACCGCAACAAGCCCCAGATGGTGGAAACCACGCCCCGCCCGGCCGGCAACACGGCCTGGCACATCGTCCGGGCCATGCACCTGGCCGGCCGTTGCGCCGGCTGCGCCGAGTGCGAACGGGTCTGCCCCATGGACATCCCGCTCAACCTGTTGAACCGCAAGATGGCCAAGGAGTTGAAGGAGCTGTACGACTACGAGGCCGGGTTCGAGGTGAGGGAAAAGGGACCGTTGGCGATGTACGACGAAAAGGATGACCAGAGCTTTATAAAATAA
- a CDS encoding CoB--CoM heterodisulfide reductase iron-sulfur subunit B family protein, translated as MTPKNILKYAYYPGCSLHASAGEYDLSTRELFKKLNIGLTEVPDWFCCGATPAHNVDELLSLSLCAKNLELAEQVDGDLAVACAACFSRLKTTQHVLGESDVKRKQVEKAIDAPVPLNGNVKHLLDILARDLGLERLEQAVTKPLAGLKVACYYGCLLTRPNDVPNLDCVEAPTIMEDVLKAVGAETVAWSHRLECCGANFTLSRPGVVVQLSHAILDSAKSAGADCIMVACPLCHGNLDIRQKEIEGVYSTQYAMPVFYITQLVGLAAGLGADKLGLDALIVNPMPLLKQKQLL; from the coding sequence GTGACCCCCAAGAACATCCTCAAGTATGCCTACTATCCCGGCTGCTCCCTCCATGCTTCGGCCGGCGAATACGACCTTTCCACGCGGGAGCTGTTCAAGAAACTCAATATCGGCCTGACGGAGGTGCCGGACTGGTTCTGCTGCGGCGCCACCCCGGCCCACAACGTGGACGAACTGCTCTCCCTCTCCCTGTGCGCCAAGAATCTGGAACTGGCCGAACAGGTCGATGGCGACCTGGCGGTCGCCTGCGCCGCCTGTTTCTCGCGGCTCAAGACCACCCAGCACGTACTGGGCGAAAGCGACGTCAAACGCAAACAGGTGGAAAAGGCGATCGACGCCCCGGTGCCCCTGAACGGCAACGTCAAGCACCTGCTGGACATCCTGGCCCGCGACCTGGGGCTGGAACGTCTGGAACAGGCCGTAACCAAGCCGCTCGCCGGCCTGAAGGTGGCCTGCTACTACGGCTGCCTGTTGACCCGGCCGAACGACGTGCCGAACCTGGACTGCGTCGAGGCGCCGACCATCATGGAGGACGTGCTGAAAGCCGTGGGCGCCGAAACCGTGGCCTGGAGCCACCGCCTGGAGTGCTGCGGCGCCAACTTCACCCTGTCGCGCCCCGGCGTGGTGGTCCAACTCTCCCACGCCATCCTGGACTCGGCCAAGTCGGCAGGAGCAGACTGCATCATGGTGGCCTGCCCCCTGTGCCACGGCAACCTGGACATCCGCCAGAAAGAGATCGAAGGGGTCTACAGCACCCAGTACGCCATGCCGGTCTTTTACATAACCCAACTGGTGGGCCTGGCCGCCGGCCTGGGAGCCGACAAGCTCGGTCTGGACGCCCTGATCGTCAACCCCATGCCGCTTTTGAAACAGAAACAGCTTTTATAG